In one window of Pseudomonadota bacterium DNA:
- a CDS encoding MetQ/NlpA family ABC transporter substrate-binding protein yields the protein MKYSIYFLFWCISFFLGTEKSIHADALKVGVTAGPHALILEEIKKLAQKEGLEIKIVEFNDFILPNAALEAGDIDINSYQHQPFLEEQVKTRGYKLVSLAKTIILPMGIYSLKHKDLKDIQEGAKISIPNDPTNGGRALLLLKKAQLIDLKPLENPSVLDITSNPKNLKIVELEAPQIPRTLEDVDYGITNTDWITLAGMDPQTALLTEDKDSPYANLIVVRTKDKEREEIKKFIQLYQSQFLKDFIEKTFKGSVLPAW from the coding sequence ATGAAATATAGTATATATTTTCTCTTTTGGTGTATCAGCTTCTTTTTAGGGACAGAAAAAAGCATTCATGCCGACGCTTTAAAAGTAGGTGTAACTGCTGGGCCGCATGCTCTGATTTTAGAAGAAATTAAAAAACTCGCTCAGAAGGAGGGCCTTGAGATTAAAATTGTTGAATTCAATGATTTTATTCTTCCTAATGCGGCATTAGAAGCGGGCGATATCGATATAAATTCTTATCAACATCAGCCATTTTTAGAAGAACAAGTTAAAACGAGAGGGTATAAATTAGTGTCTCTTGCCAAAACTATTATTTTGCCTATGGGAATATATTCTCTAAAACATAAAGATTTGAAAGATATTCAAGAAGGTGCAAAAATTTCTATTCCGAATGACCCTACCAATGGAGGGCGAGCCCTTCTTTTACTTAAAAAAGCTCAGCTTATTGATTTAAAGCCTCTTGAAAATCCTTCTGTTTTAGATATTACATCTAATCCTAAAAACCTTAAAATTGTCGAACTTGAAGCGCCTCAAATTCCAAGAACTTTAGAAGATGTAGATTATGGAATTACCAACACAGATTGGATTACACTTGCAGGCATGGATCCCCAAACTGCTCTTTTAACAGAAGATAAAGATTCTCCTTATGCTAACCTTATTGTGGTGCGTACAAAAGATAAAGAGAGAGAAGAGATTAAAAAGTTTATTCAACTTTACCAAAGTCAATTTTTAAAAGACTTCATTGAAAAAACATTTAAGGGGTCTGTATTACCGGCATGGTAG
- a CDS encoding ABC transporter permease: MTELVIGAFFETIFMVFCSILIGGIFGIPLAVLLFNSSPQGMNPCAPLYQLLCLLINAVRSIPYIILMVLLIPMSQILVGSSIGIYAAIVPLGISAILLVAKVVEDALKTVSFGLIETGLSMGATETQVIWKMLIPEALPTIVSGITFVIINLVGFSAMAGAVGGGGLGDVAIRYGYQRYNLEILGIIVLILICLVQTLQWGGNAISTYLRK, translated from the coding sequence ATGACAGAATTAGTAATAGGTGCTTTTTTTGAGACAATCTTTATGGTTTTTTGTTCTATTTTGATAGGCGGGATTTTTGGAATTCCCTTGGCGGTTCTTTTATTCAATAGCAGTCCCCAAGGCATGAATCCTTGCGCACCTTTATATCAACTGCTTTGTCTGCTTATCAATGCTGTCCGATCTATTCCTTATATTATTCTTATGGTTTTATTGATTCCTATGAGTCAAATTCTTGTGGGGTCATCTATTGGAATTTATGCTGCTATTGTTCCTTTAGGAATTTCAGCAATTTTATTGGTTGCAAAAGTTGTGGAAGATGCCTTAAAAACAGTATCATTTGGACTTATAGAAACAGGGTTGTCTATGGGAGCAACAGAGACACAAGTAATTTGGAAAATGCTTATTCCTGAAGCACTTCCAACGATTGTCTCAGGGATTACTTTCGTGATCATTAATCTTGTTGGATTTTCAGCAATGGCGGGTGCTGTAGGAGGGGGAGGACTTGGCGATGTGGCCATCCGATATGGGTACCAACGGTATAATTTGGAAATCTTAGGAATTATTGTTTTAATTTTAATTTGTTTGGTTCAAACTTTGCAATGGGGTGGAAATGCAATTTCTACTTATTTGCGTAAATAG